From the Corticium candelabrum chromosome 2, ooCorCand1.1, whole genome shotgun sequence genome, one window contains:
- the LOC134198401 gene encoding uncharacterized protein LOC134198401 isoform X3, giving the protein MSTSQQDDYQRYITDNMVELVQKLCVSAIIDHLLSHRLLTMEEGHRLSQCSTEQDRARMLFYHILPYKGNDVVGRLCDVLVAAGQQHIIREVMGKEDVVESAKCSIKVGVSGQKASSQRFVSSPCRPSGTRCESERKEGTAAHDLEVVKTAVCSRKVNASVCRSLEEESLRSTDFSCRDDCKESAALDVCGERKTESLEQVESEDEEETLSCLDAEVTTSRDPDNVEHSKPDVSPIASAACAHSELQSTTQEDEEITSQSTLVEMKGGDTQTDTESVTHPLVMCEHAWLSLMSRVEPWSAVRMNYSFLSRCLCFTTEFLGCLYERFLISKDDLDALKNNRLTHEGKVHLLVIDILPTKPIVMFPTFCNILRVVGQSHVADKLEEDPLKVSLFTQGTTRSQETVSLERQVELLLVQVSQLDRERRAAEEMAIHERRRADAEKIRADSAEARADAAETRACTEKSRADSEKIRADGAETRGKEVETEKMGIEWTNLSFRCYHKHPDNYKQNALPTGWEMARRYDGRIYFVDHNTRTTTWDDPRKRNVNVGSNERRFDEMQSQQENEINDSLPSWTQWNVHMPHHRWLPYNRMGEIEGRLVVGGEDGNLHVLTYEHDKWDKFVRKNGDIRNVVCHQGVCLVCVKDEDKDQFVIEQFYLNEDKKWRFLTVLPNELQLDGVSVALHDNSLYVVGGEPEPWECVNAARVCDLHSGHWYKMDDMQTKRRFCSSVIINNTVFVGGGWSDVPYYCNIVECADVRDRKWRTIPSKTTYRPTLTSVSNRLVGTGGLTQQRINSYSNIVELYDERSTKWLPLPLMTRKRLAHAAFSTQNGELITAGGLGGDDSIESLKCD; this is encoded by the exons ATGAGTACATCTCAGCAGGATGACTACCAACGCTACATCACAGACAATATGGTGGAACTTGTTCaaaagttgtgtgtgtctgctatAATAGACCATTTACTCTCACATCGTTTGCTAACAATGGAAGAAGGTCATCGACTGAGTCAATGTTCTACTGAGCAAGACAGAGCTAGGATGCTGTTTTATCACATTCTACCATACAAGGGAAATGATGTTGTTGGTAGATTGTGTGACGTCCTCGTGGCTGCAGGACAGCAGCACATAATAAGAGAAGTTATGGGTAAAGAAG ATGTAGTGGAGAGTGCAAAGTGTAGCATCAAAGTTGGTGTGAGTGGTCAGAAAGCGTCGAGTCAACGATTTGTGTCATCACCATGCCGACCATCTGGTACTCGATGTGAGAGTGAGAGGAAAGAGGGAACTGCAGCACATGACTTAG AAGTTGTGAAAACTGCAGTGTGTAGTAGGAAAGTCAATGCAAGCGTATGTCGATCGTTGGAAGAAGAAAGTTTGAGGTCGACAGATTTCAGTTGTCGTGACGACTGCAAAGAGTCTGCAGCACTTGATGTGTGTGGGGAGAGGAAGACTGAGTCACTCG AACAAGTAGAaagtgaagatgaagaagaaacgTTATCATGTCTAGATGCAGAAGTGACAACTTCACGTGATCCAG ATAATGTGGAGCACAGTAAACCAGATGTCTCACCCATTGCTTCAGCTGCATGTGCACATTCTGAGTTACAGTCTACAACACAGGAAGATGAGGAAATCACGTCTCAATCAACTTTAg TGGAAATGAAAGGtggagacacacaaacagacactgagAGTGTGACACACCCATTAGTGATGTGTGAGCATGCATGGCTCTCACTCATGTCTCGTGTTGAGCCGTGGTCAGCTGTTCGAATGAATTACTCTTTCCTGTCTCGATGCCTTTGTTTTACCACTGAATTTCTTGGCTGTCTGTATGAACGATTTCTCATATCCAAAGACGACTTGGATGCTCTAAAGAACAATCGTCTCACTCACGAAGGAAAAGTACATCTACTTGTCATTGATATTCTTCCCACTAAACCGATTGTGATGTTTCCCACATTCTGCAACATTCTTCGTGTTGTCGGTCAGTCACATGTTGCTGACAAGCTGGAAGAGGATCCTCTGAAAGTTTCTCTCTTTACACAAG GGACAACAAGATCACAAGAAACTGTGAGTCTTGAAAGACAAGTGGAGCTGCTGCTTGTTCAAGTGTCTCAACTGGACAGGGAAAGAAGAGCAGCCGAGGAAATGGCCATACACGAGAGACGACGAGCTGATGCTGAAAAGATACGAGCAGATAGTGCCGAGGCACGAGCAGATGCTGCAGAAACACGAGCTTGTACTGAGAAAAGTCGAGCCGATAGTGAAAAGATACGAGCAGATGGTGCAGAAACACGAGGGAAGGAAGTGGAGACAGAAAAGATGGGAATTGAATGGACAAATTTGTCATTTCGATGTTATCATAAACATCCAGATAATTACAAGCAG AATGCATTACCAACAGGCTGGGAGATGGCAAGGAGGTATGATGGGAGAATCTACTTTGTAGACCACaacacaagaacaacaacttgG gaTGATCCAAGGAAAAGGAATGTGAATGTTGGGTCTAATGAGAGACGATTTGATGAGATGCAGTCACAGCAAGAGAATGAA atcaatgacagtctgCCATCATGGACACAGTGGAATGTACACATGCCTCATCACAGGTGGTTGCCATATAATAGAATGGGAGAGATTGAAGGCAGACTAGTGGTAGGAGGTGAAGATGGTAATCTGCATGTTCTCACTTATGAACATGATAAGTGGGACAAGTTTGTCAGAAAGAATGGTGACATCAGGAATGTAGTGtgtcatcaaggtgtgtgtctggtgtgtgtgaaGGATGAAGATAAAgatcagtttgtgattgaacaattttatttgaatgaagacaagaaatggcgtTTCCTTACAGTTCTACCAAACGAACTGCAATTGGATGgtgtatctgttgctcttcatgacaactcactgtatgtggtgggtGGTGAGCCTGAGCCATGGGAGTGTGTGAACgcagcacgtgtgtgtgaccttcacagcggtcattggtataagatggatgacatgcaaacaaaacgtcgtttctgttcttctgttattataaacaacacagtgtttgtagggGGAGGATGGAGTGATGTACCTTACTattgtaatattgttgagtgtgcagatgttcgtgatagaaaatggagaacaatcCCCTCTAAAACCACATATAGACCTACACTAACGTCAGTCAGCAACAGATTGGTGGGGACTGGAGGATTGACACAACAGAGGATTAATTCTTAttctaatattgtagaattatatGATGAGAGATCTACCAAATGGCTTCCTCTTCCACTCATGACACGCAAACGGTTGGcacatgctgcattctcaactcagaatggagaactcatcacagcaggaGGGTTGGGTGGTGATGATTCAATAGAAAGTCTTAAGTGTGACTAA
- the LOC134198401 gene encoding uncharacterized protein LOC134198401 isoform X2, translated as MSTSQQDDYQRYITDNMVELVQKLCVSAIIDHLLSHRLLTMEEGHRLSQCSTEQDRARMLFYHILPYKGNDVVGRLCDVLVAAGQQHIIREVMGKEDVVESAKCSIKVGVSGQKASSQRFVSSPCRPSGTRCESERKEGTAAHDLVVKTAVCSRKVNASVCRSLEEESLRSTDFSCRDDCKESAALDVCGERKTESLAEQVESEDEEETLSCLDAEVTTSRDPDNVEHSKPDVSPIASAACAHSELQSTTQEDEEITSQSTLVEMKGGDTQTDTESVTHPLVMCEHAWLSLMSRVEPWSAVRMNYSFLSRCLCFTTEFLGCLYERFLISKDDLDALKNNRLTHEGKVHLLVIDILPTKPIVMFPTFCNILRVVGQSHVADKLEEDPLKVSLFTQGTTRSQETVSLERQVELLLVQVSQLDRERRAAEEMAIHERRRADAEKIRADSAEARADAAETRACTEKSRADSEKIRADGAETRGKEVETEKMGIEWTNLSFRCYHKHPDNYKQNALPTGWEMARRYDGRIYFVDHNTRTTTWDDPRKRNVNVGSNERRFDEMQSQQENEINDSLPSWTQWNVHMPHHRWLPYNRMGEIEGRLVVGGEDGNLHVLTYEHDKWDKFVRKNGDIRNVVCHQGVCLVCVKDEDKDQFVIEQFYLNEDKKWRFLTVLPNELQLDGVSVALHDNSLYVVGGEPEPWECVNAARVCDLHSGHWYKMDDMQTKRRFCSSVIINNTVFVGGGWSDVPYYCNIVECADVRDRKWRTIPSKTTYRPTLTSVSNRLVGTGGLTQQRINSYSNIVELYDERSTKWLPLPLMTRKRLAHAAFSTQNGELITAGGLGGDDSIESLKCD; from the exons ATGAGTACATCTCAGCAGGATGACTACCAACGCTACATCACAGACAATATGGTGGAACTTGTTCaaaagttgtgtgtgtctgctatAATAGACCATTTACTCTCACATCGTTTGCTAACAATGGAAGAAGGTCATCGACTGAGTCAATGTTCTACTGAGCAAGACAGAGCTAGGATGCTGTTTTATCACATTCTACCATACAAGGGAAATGATGTTGTTGGTAGATTGTGTGACGTCCTCGTGGCTGCAGGACAGCAGCACATAATAAGAGAAGTTATGGGTAAAGAAG ATGTAGTGGAGAGTGCAAAGTGTAGCATCAAAGTTGGTGTGAGTGGTCAGAAAGCGTCGAGTCAACGATTTGTGTCATCACCATGCCGACCATCTGGTACTCGATGTGAGAGTGAGAGGAAAGAGGGAACTGCAGCACATGACTTAG TTGTGAAAACTGCAGTGTGTAGTAGGAAAGTCAATGCAAGCGTATGTCGATCGTTGGAAGAAGAAAGTTTGAGGTCGACAGATTTCAGTTGTCGTGACGACTGCAAAGAGTCTGCAGCACTTGATGTGTGTGGGGAGAGGAAGACTGAGTCACTCG CAGAACAAGTAGAaagtgaagatgaagaagaaacgTTATCATGTCTAGATGCAGAAGTGACAACTTCACGTGATCCAG ATAATGTGGAGCACAGTAAACCAGATGTCTCACCCATTGCTTCAGCTGCATGTGCACATTCTGAGTTACAGTCTACAACACAGGAAGATGAGGAAATCACGTCTCAATCAACTTTAg TGGAAATGAAAGGtggagacacacaaacagacactgagAGTGTGACACACCCATTAGTGATGTGTGAGCATGCATGGCTCTCACTCATGTCTCGTGTTGAGCCGTGGTCAGCTGTTCGAATGAATTACTCTTTCCTGTCTCGATGCCTTTGTTTTACCACTGAATTTCTTGGCTGTCTGTATGAACGATTTCTCATATCCAAAGACGACTTGGATGCTCTAAAGAACAATCGTCTCACTCACGAAGGAAAAGTACATCTACTTGTCATTGATATTCTTCCCACTAAACCGATTGTGATGTTTCCCACATTCTGCAACATTCTTCGTGTTGTCGGTCAGTCACATGTTGCTGACAAGCTGGAAGAGGATCCTCTGAAAGTTTCTCTCTTTACACAAG GGACAACAAGATCACAAGAAACTGTGAGTCTTGAAAGACAAGTGGAGCTGCTGCTTGTTCAAGTGTCTCAACTGGACAGGGAAAGAAGAGCAGCCGAGGAAATGGCCATACACGAGAGACGACGAGCTGATGCTGAAAAGATACGAGCAGATAGTGCCGAGGCACGAGCAGATGCTGCAGAAACACGAGCTTGTACTGAGAAAAGTCGAGCCGATAGTGAAAAGATACGAGCAGATGGTGCAGAAACACGAGGGAAGGAAGTGGAGACAGAAAAGATGGGAATTGAATGGACAAATTTGTCATTTCGATGTTATCATAAACATCCAGATAATTACAAGCAG AATGCATTACCAACAGGCTGGGAGATGGCAAGGAGGTATGATGGGAGAATCTACTTTGTAGACCACaacacaagaacaacaacttgG gaTGATCCAAGGAAAAGGAATGTGAATGTTGGGTCTAATGAGAGACGATTTGATGAGATGCAGTCACAGCAAGAGAATGAA atcaatgacagtctgCCATCATGGACACAGTGGAATGTACACATGCCTCATCACAGGTGGTTGCCATATAATAGAATGGGAGAGATTGAAGGCAGACTAGTGGTAGGAGGTGAAGATGGTAATCTGCATGTTCTCACTTATGAACATGATAAGTGGGACAAGTTTGTCAGAAAGAATGGTGACATCAGGAATGTAGTGtgtcatcaaggtgtgtgtctggtgtgtgtgaaGGATGAAGATAAAgatcagtttgtgattgaacaattttatttgaatgaagacaagaaatggcgtTTCCTTACAGTTCTACCAAACGAACTGCAATTGGATGgtgtatctgttgctcttcatgacaactcactgtatgtggtgggtGGTGAGCCTGAGCCATGGGAGTGTGTGAACgcagcacgtgtgtgtgaccttcacagcggtcattggtataagatggatgacatgcaaacaaaacgtcgtttctgttcttctgttattataaacaacacagtgtttgtagggGGAGGATGGAGTGATGTACCTTACTattgtaatattgttgagtgtgcagatgttcgtgatagaaaatggagaacaatcCCCTCTAAAACCACATATAGACCTACACTAACGTCAGTCAGCAACAGATTGGTGGGGACTGGAGGATTGACACAACAGAGGATTAATTCTTAttctaatattgtagaattatatGATGAGAGATCTACCAAATGGCTTCCTCTTCCACTCATGACACGCAAACGGTTGGcacatgctgcattctcaactcagaatggagaactcatcacagcaggaGGGTTGGGTGGTGATGATTCAATAGAAAGTCTTAAGTGTGACTAA
- the LOC134198401 gene encoding uncharacterized protein LOC134198401 isoform X1: MSTSQQDDYQRYITDNMVELVQKLCVSAIIDHLLSHRLLTMEEGHRLSQCSTEQDRARMLFYHILPYKGNDVVGRLCDVLVAAGQQHIIREVMGKEDVVESAKCSIKVGVSGQKASSQRFVSSPCRPSGTRCESERKEGTAAHDLEVVKTAVCSRKVNASVCRSLEEESLRSTDFSCRDDCKESAALDVCGERKTESLAEQVESEDEEETLSCLDAEVTTSRDPDNVEHSKPDVSPIASAACAHSELQSTTQEDEEITSQSTLVEMKGGDTQTDTESVTHPLVMCEHAWLSLMSRVEPWSAVRMNYSFLSRCLCFTTEFLGCLYERFLISKDDLDALKNNRLTHEGKVHLLVIDILPTKPIVMFPTFCNILRVVGQSHVADKLEEDPLKVSLFTQGTTRSQETVSLERQVELLLVQVSQLDRERRAAEEMAIHERRRADAEKIRADSAEARADAAETRACTEKSRADSEKIRADGAETRGKEVETEKMGIEWTNLSFRCYHKHPDNYKQNALPTGWEMARRYDGRIYFVDHNTRTTTWDDPRKRNVNVGSNERRFDEMQSQQENEINDSLPSWTQWNVHMPHHRWLPYNRMGEIEGRLVVGGEDGNLHVLTYEHDKWDKFVRKNGDIRNVVCHQGVCLVCVKDEDKDQFVIEQFYLNEDKKWRFLTVLPNELQLDGVSVALHDNSLYVVGGEPEPWECVNAARVCDLHSGHWYKMDDMQTKRRFCSSVIINNTVFVGGGWSDVPYYCNIVECADVRDRKWRTIPSKTTYRPTLTSVSNRLVGTGGLTQQRINSYSNIVELYDERSTKWLPLPLMTRKRLAHAAFSTQNGELITAGGLGGDDSIESLKCD, translated from the exons ATGAGTACATCTCAGCAGGATGACTACCAACGCTACATCACAGACAATATGGTGGAACTTGTTCaaaagttgtgtgtgtctgctatAATAGACCATTTACTCTCACATCGTTTGCTAACAATGGAAGAAGGTCATCGACTGAGTCAATGTTCTACTGAGCAAGACAGAGCTAGGATGCTGTTTTATCACATTCTACCATACAAGGGAAATGATGTTGTTGGTAGATTGTGTGACGTCCTCGTGGCTGCAGGACAGCAGCACATAATAAGAGAAGTTATGGGTAAAGAAG ATGTAGTGGAGAGTGCAAAGTGTAGCATCAAAGTTGGTGTGAGTGGTCAGAAAGCGTCGAGTCAACGATTTGTGTCATCACCATGCCGACCATCTGGTACTCGATGTGAGAGTGAGAGGAAAGAGGGAACTGCAGCACATGACTTAG AAGTTGTGAAAACTGCAGTGTGTAGTAGGAAAGTCAATGCAAGCGTATGTCGATCGTTGGAAGAAGAAAGTTTGAGGTCGACAGATTTCAGTTGTCGTGACGACTGCAAAGAGTCTGCAGCACTTGATGTGTGTGGGGAGAGGAAGACTGAGTCACTCG CAGAACAAGTAGAaagtgaagatgaagaagaaacgTTATCATGTCTAGATGCAGAAGTGACAACTTCACGTGATCCAG ATAATGTGGAGCACAGTAAACCAGATGTCTCACCCATTGCTTCAGCTGCATGTGCACATTCTGAGTTACAGTCTACAACACAGGAAGATGAGGAAATCACGTCTCAATCAACTTTAg TGGAAATGAAAGGtggagacacacaaacagacactgagAGTGTGACACACCCATTAGTGATGTGTGAGCATGCATGGCTCTCACTCATGTCTCGTGTTGAGCCGTGGTCAGCTGTTCGAATGAATTACTCTTTCCTGTCTCGATGCCTTTGTTTTACCACTGAATTTCTTGGCTGTCTGTATGAACGATTTCTCATATCCAAAGACGACTTGGATGCTCTAAAGAACAATCGTCTCACTCACGAAGGAAAAGTACATCTACTTGTCATTGATATTCTTCCCACTAAACCGATTGTGATGTTTCCCACATTCTGCAACATTCTTCGTGTTGTCGGTCAGTCACATGTTGCTGACAAGCTGGAAGAGGATCCTCTGAAAGTTTCTCTCTTTACACAAG GGACAACAAGATCACAAGAAACTGTGAGTCTTGAAAGACAAGTGGAGCTGCTGCTTGTTCAAGTGTCTCAACTGGACAGGGAAAGAAGAGCAGCCGAGGAAATGGCCATACACGAGAGACGACGAGCTGATGCTGAAAAGATACGAGCAGATAGTGCCGAGGCACGAGCAGATGCTGCAGAAACACGAGCTTGTACTGAGAAAAGTCGAGCCGATAGTGAAAAGATACGAGCAGATGGTGCAGAAACACGAGGGAAGGAAGTGGAGACAGAAAAGATGGGAATTGAATGGACAAATTTGTCATTTCGATGTTATCATAAACATCCAGATAATTACAAGCAG AATGCATTACCAACAGGCTGGGAGATGGCAAGGAGGTATGATGGGAGAATCTACTTTGTAGACCACaacacaagaacaacaacttgG gaTGATCCAAGGAAAAGGAATGTGAATGTTGGGTCTAATGAGAGACGATTTGATGAGATGCAGTCACAGCAAGAGAATGAA atcaatgacagtctgCCATCATGGACACAGTGGAATGTACACATGCCTCATCACAGGTGGTTGCCATATAATAGAATGGGAGAGATTGAAGGCAGACTAGTGGTAGGAGGTGAAGATGGTAATCTGCATGTTCTCACTTATGAACATGATAAGTGGGACAAGTTTGTCAGAAAGAATGGTGACATCAGGAATGTAGTGtgtcatcaaggtgtgtgtctggtgtgtgtgaaGGATGAAGATAAAgatcagtttgtgattgaacaattttatttgaatgaagacaagaaatggcgtTTCCTTACAGTTCTACCAAACGAACTGCAATTGGATGgtgtatctgttgctcttcatgacaactcactgtatgtggtgggtGGTGAGCCTGAGCCATGGGAGTGTGTGAACgcagcacgtgtgtgtgaccttcacagcggtcattggtataagatggatgacatgcaaacaaaacgtcgtttctgttcttctgttattataaacaacacagtgtttgtagggGGAGGATGGAGTGATGTACCTTACTattgtaatattgttgagtgtgcagatgttcgtgatagaaaatggagaacaatcCCCTCTAAAACCACATATAGACCTACACTAACGTCAGTCAGCAACAGATTGGTGGGGACTGGAGGATTGACACAACAGAGGATTAATTCTTAttctaatattgtagaattatatGATGAGAGATCTACCAAATGGCTTCCTCTTCCACTCATGACACGCAAACGGTTGGcacatgctgcattctcaactcagaatggagaactcatcacagcaggaGGGTTGGGTGGTGATGATTCAATAGAAAGTCTTAAGTGTGACTAA
- the LOC134198401 gene encoding uncharacterized protein LOC134198401 isoform X4 has product MSTSQQDDYQRYITDNMVELVQKLCVSAIIDHLLSHRLLTMEEGHRLSQCSTEQDRARMLFYHILPYKGNDVVGRLCDVLVAAGQQHIIREVMGKEDVVESAKCSIKVGVSGQKASSQRFVSSPCRPSGTRCESERKEGTAAHDLEVVKTAVCSRKVNASVCRSLEEESLRSTDFSCRDDCKESAALDVCGERKTESLAEQVESEDEEETLSCLDAEVTTSRDPDNVEHSKPDVSPIASAACAHSELQSTTQEDEEITSQSTLVEMKGGDTQTDTESVTHPLVMCEHAWLSLMSRVEPWSAVRMNYSFLSRCLCFTTEFLGCLYERFLISKDDLDALKNNRLTHEGKVHLLVIDILPTKPIVMFPTFCNILRVVGQSHVADKLEEDPLKVSLFTQGTTRSQETVSLERQVELLLVQVSQLDRERRAAEEMAIHERRRADAEKIRADSAEARADAAETRACTEKSRADSEKIRADGAETRGKEVETEKMGIEWTNLSFRCYHKHPDNYKQNALPTGWEMARRYDGRIYFVDHNTRTTTWDDPRKRNVNVGSNERRFDEMQSQQENEINDSLPSWTQWNVHMPHHRWLPYNRMGEIEGRLVVGGEDGNLHVLTYEHDKWDKFVRKNGDIRNVVCHQGVCLVCVKDEDKDQFVIEQFYLNEDKKWRFLTVLPNELQLDGVSVALHDNSLYVVGGEPEPWECVNAARVCDLHSGHWYKMDDMQTKRRFCSSVIINNTVFVGGGWSDVPYYCNIVECADVRDRKWRTIPSKTTYRPTLTSVSNRLNYMMRDLPNGFLFHS; this is encoded by the exons ATGAGTACATCTCAGCAGGATGACTACCAACGCTACATCACAGACAATATGGTGGAACTTGTTCaaaagttgtgtgtgtctgctatAATAGACCATTTACTCTCACATCGTTTGCTAACAATGGAAGAAGGTCATCGACTGAGTCAATGTTCTACTGAGCAAGACAGAGCTAGGATGCTGTTTTATCACATTCTACCATACAAGGGAAATGATGTTGTTGGTAGATTGTGTGACGTCCTCGTGGCTGCAGGACAGCAGCACATAATAAGAGAAGTTATGGGTAAAGAAG ATGTAGTGGAGAGTGCAAAGTGTAGCATCAAAGTTGGTGTGAGTGGTCAGAAAGCGTCGAGTCAACGATTTGTGTCATCACCATGCCGACCATCTGGTACTCGATGTGAGAGTGAGAGGAAAGAGGGAACTGCAGCACATGACTTAG AAGTTGTGAAAACTGCAGTGTGTAGTAGGAAAGTCAATGCAAGCGTATGTCGATCGTTGGAAGAAGAAAGTTTGAGGTCGACAGATTTCAGTTGTCGTGACGACTGCAAAGAGTCTGCAGCACTTGATGTGTGTGGGGAGAGGAAGACTGAGTCACTCG CAGAACAAGTAGAaagtgaagatgaagaagaaacgTTATCATGTCTAGATGCAGAAGTGACAACTTCACGTGATCCAG ATAATGTGGAGCACAGTAAACCAGATGTCTCACCCATTGCTTCAGCTGCATGTGCACATTCTGAGTTACAGTCTACAACACAGGAAGATGAGGAAATCACGTCTCAATCAACTTTAg TGGAAATGAAAGGtggagacacacaaacagacactgagAGTGTGACACACCCATTAGTGATGTGTGAGCATGCATGGCTCTCACTCATGTCTCGTGTTGAGCCGTGGTCAGCTGTTCGAATGAATTACTCTTTCCTGTCTCGATGCCTTTGTTTTACCACTGAATTTCTTGGCTGTCTGTATGAACGATTTCTCATATCCAAAGACGACTTGGATGCTCTAAAGAACAATCGTCTCACTCACGAAGGAAAAGTACATCTACTTGTCATTGATATTCTTCCCACTAAACCGATTGTGATGTTTCCCACATTCTGCAACATTCTTCGTGTTGTCGGTCAGTCACATGTTGCTGACAAGCTGGAAGAGGATCCTCTGAAAGTTTCTCTCTTTACACAAG GGACAACAAGATCACAAGAAACTGTGAGTCTTGAAAGACAAGTGGAGCTGCTGCTTGTTCAAGTGTCTCAACTGGACAGGGAAAGAAGAGCAGCCGAGGAAATGGCCATACACGAGAGACGACGAGCTGATGCTGAAAAGATACGAGCAGATAGTGCCGAGGCACGAGCAGATGCTGCAGAAACACGAGCTTGTACTGAGAAAAGTCGAGCCGATAGTGAAAAGATACGAGCAGATGGTGCAGAAACACGAGGGAAGGAAGTGGAGACAGAAAAGATGGGAATTGAATGGACAAATTTGTCATTTCGATGTTATCATAAACATCCAGATAATTACAAGCAG AATGCATTACCAACAGGCTGGGAGATGGCAAGGAGGTATGATGGGAGAATCTACTTTGTAGACCACaacacaagaacaacaacttgG gaTGATCCAAGGAAAAGGAATGTGAATGTTGGGTCTAATGAGAGACGATTTGATGAGATGCAGTCACAGCAAGAGAATGAA atcaatgacagtctgCCATCATGGACACAGTGGAATGTACACATGCCTCATCACAGGTGGTTGCCATATAATAGAATGGGAGAGATTGAAGGCAGACTAGTGGTAGGAGGTGAAGATGGTAATCTGCATGTTCTCACTTATGAACATGATAAGTGGGACAAGTTTGTCAGAAAGAATGGTGACATCAGGAATGTAGTGtgtcatcaaggtgtgtgtctggtgtgtgtgaaGGATGAAGATAAAgatcagtttgtgattgaacaattttatttgaatgaagacaagaaatggcgtTTCCTTACAGTTCTACCAAACGAACTGCAATTGGATGgtgtatctgttgctcttcatgacaactcactgtatgtggtgggtGGTGAGCCTGAGCCATGGGAGTGTGTGAACgcagcacgtgtgtgtgaccttcacagcggtcattggtataagatggatgacatgcaaacaaaacgtcgtttctgttcttctgttattataaacaacacagtgtttgtagggGGAGGATGGAGTGATGTACCTTACTattgtaatattgttgagtgtgcagatgttcgtgatagaaaatggagaacaatcCCCTCTAAAACCACATATAGACCTACACTAACGTCAGTCAGCAACAGATTG aattatatGATGAGAGATCTACCAAATGGCTTCCTCTTCCACTCATGA